In Porites lutea chromosome 9, jaPorLute2.1, whole genome shotgun sequence, a single window of DNA contains:
- the LOC140947955 gene encoding transmembrane protein 272-like codes for MAEREKRPMSEAPVEPYSGGPPTYGTERGAAPPTYDEATGPPPSYQSLFGEIKDARHGSSSVLDFLKKLILILAGTIGCTIAIGLVMAIPIAMIVIGAEYKNECPIERKIPIYLIVAGSIGVFRNLISLCQRAKKSDNDQEEEEKKQNPVTSILDCFLFAWFICGNVWIYSNYRDVTYKDLSSPDYCNETLYLFAFWITTATYILIGVMCCCVCCVGVCAAIFSEE; via the exons ATGGCAGAACGAGAGAAAAGGCCAATGTCG gaAGCACCAGTAGAACCTTACTCAGGGGGTCCACCCACCTATGGCACAGAAAGGGGAGCTGCTCCCCCCACCTATGATGAAGCAACAG GGCCTCCCCCATCATACCAATCATTGTTTGGAGAAATCAAAGATGCTCGGCATGGATCCAGCTCAGTGTTAGATTTCTTGAAAAAGTTGATCCTTATTCTAGCCGGAACAA TTGGTTGTACCATCGCCATAGGGCTAGTCATGGCTATACCCATTGCCATGATTGTCATAG GTGCTGAATATAAGAATGAATGTCCTATCGAAAGGAAGATACCCATCTATCTGATAGTAGCTGGATCCATTGGTGTCTTCCGTAACCTCATCTCGTTATGTCAGAGGGCAAAGAAAAGTGATAATgatcaagaagaagaagagaagaagcaaAACCCTGTTACTTCCATCCTGGACTGTTTCCTGTTTGCCTGGTTTATCTGCGGCAATGTCTGGATTTACAGTAATTATAGGGATGTAACTTACAAAGATTTGAGCAGTCCGGATTACTGTAATGAAACTTTGTACCTCTTTGCATTTTGGATAACTACAGCCACTTATATTTTGATTGGTGTTATGTGTTGCTGTGTTTGTTGTGTTGGTGTGTGTGCAGCTATTTTCAGCGAGGAATGA